The Thermodesulfobacteriota bacterium DNA segment CGAGGGCCTTAAATTCAGCGACAAATCCCGAACCTGTCTTAAAGCCTTATCAACCACCGACATGCTCTCCTTCAGGTGGGTTATGTAGGAATCATTCTCCCCGAGACCTCGCAAAGCCTGCAAGTGAATCTTCACCACCGTCAGCACCTGGCCTATTTCGTCGTGCAATTCTTTAGCTAGAAAACGGCGTTCGATCTCCTGTACACTCATCAAGCGATGGGACAGACTCTGCAGTTGCCGGGCATAATTATTCAGTCTCTCCTCCGCATTCTTTCTTTCGGTAATATCGATACATGAACCCATAAATCCAACAAACCTGCCGTCTGGAAGAAACCGGGGCACACCCTTATCTAAGACCCACCGGTATTCCCCATCAAACCGCTTCAAACGGTATTCCATCTCAAATTCCTGACGGGCGTTAAAAGCAGCAAAATAGGTGTCTAAACACCGTTCTTGGTCATCGGGGTGCAAATTCTCAGCCCAACTACTGCCCAGTTCCTGCTCCAAAGTCCTTCCGGTAAACTCCAGCCAGCCCTTGTTGACGTAACTCCAGAGCTTATCGACCCCCGACATCCATATCATAACTGGAGCTGCATCGGCCATGCTTCTGAATCTTTTCTCGCTTTCCCTGAGCGCCTCTGCCTTCTGAGCATTATTGATCGCTATCTCTATTTGTTGCGCTATGATTTCGAGCAACTTTAGCTCTTCCTTTCGAAATGCATTCTTCTTCAGGGAATTAATATTTATAACCCCTACCGTCTCGTCCTGGAACCTAATGGGCATGGCCGCATAACTTTTTGTTCCGAGGTCCCTTCCTGCTTGACCGATAATCGTATCTTGGTCTGTATCTGCACAATATATTGGCTTGCCTTCTATTATCGTTTTCCATGTAAAGCCTTTCGGATAAGGTATTCTTCTTAAACGTTCGACAAACCAGCCGGGGTAACCCCGGTAAGCTCTCATGACAGCTTCCTCTTCCTCTACCAAGTAGATACCGACATTGTCTATTCCCTCTATTTCTTCACTCATAGCCTCGACGGCATTTTCCAGGACGTCTTGTAAGTCGATGGATTGATGCACTGCCCGGGTCACACTGCCGACTACAGGCTCATAACGATTCTTTCTGGATAATTCCCGGTATTGCTCCGTCTTTGCTATGGCTATAGCGATCTGGTTACCAACGGCGGAAAGTAAACCTATCTCCTTTTCATTAAATTTATGCTCCTTATACGCAGCAAACCAAATAACCCCTATGACTTTTTCTTTGAGAAATATAGGTATGCCCAAGCTGCCACGGAGTCCCAGGTCTCTACCGGCCGGCCCGGTATCCGGGTCCTTTTGGGCATCCTCGATATTAATTACCCTGCCGGCATTAATAGCCTTCCAGGTTAATCCTTTAGGATAGGGAATTCTTCCCGCTCTTCTTATATAATCCTCGGGAAGATTTACATGAGCTTGAAGCACTGCTTCATCTTTTTCTTCGTCTATCACATAAACCATCACCGCGTCCACATTTTCTAGCTCGAGGATTTTATTCAAGGCAACCCGGTAAATCTGCTGAAGGTCAAATGACTGGTTTATGGCTTGAGTAATGGCGTTTACTACTTCCAAGTCCTTGTTTCTTTCATTTAACCTTTCATTCAAGGCTTTCAGTTCCTTGGCCTGCTTCGCACGGGTCAAAGCCACTCCGATTTGCTTTGTCACAGCCTCCATTAACTTTATGTCTTCTTCATCGAAGGCATGTTTTTGCAGAGAATTTATATTCACACAACCGATAGTTTTATCCCCAAAAAAGATAGGCGTGGATAAATAGCTTTTCGTGCCAACCTGTTTGCCTGCCGGTCCGATGATTGTGTCCCGTTCTACGTCGCCGCAATAAAGAGCCTTTCCTTCTAATATCGCCTTCCAGGTATAGCCCTTAGGATAGGGGATTCTCCCCGTCTGTTCTACAAACCAATCTGGAAAACCTCTATGGGCCTTCAAAACCGCCGTCGGTGGACCTTGAGCCGAGGTCACCAGGTTTAACCGGGGGAAGGAAGTTGAATCCCACCACTCTCCTTCGACCAGATAAATACCGATATGGCTGGCCTGTCTTATGTTCTTGATCATGGACTCTACGGCGTTTTCCAGAACCTCTTGAAGATTAATGGATTTATGTACAGCCTGGGTTACGTGGCTCATTATCGACTCGT contains these protein-coding regions:
- a CDS encoding GAF domain-containing protein; this translates as MEKKYKRSQGKKGLLQSEAGEVLRRRAPRLLDYEPAKVDDFSKADLSSLIHELRVYQAELEIQNEELRRIQLELEESCNKYLDLYNFAPVGYFTLNARTIILDVNLAGAELLRAEKQFLIGKRFTRYIAHKNHDVFYSYRKRLLKTNTRESCELQMLRNDGATFYSRLDSVAVFNSEGNFVHFRIAILDITEQRQSKEKLDKALDELEIRVKERTSQLLKTNEALRVEISNRVKVEEELKKSLDYISKRNRYESIMSHVTQAVHKSINLQEVLENAVESMIKNIRQASHIGIYLVEGEWWDSTSFPRLNLVTSAQGPPTAVLKAHRGFPDWFVEQTGRIPYPKGYTWKAILEGKALYCGDVERDTIIGPAGKQVGTKSYLSTPIFFGDKTIGCVNINSLQKHAFDEEDIKLMEAVTKQIGVALTRAKQAKELKALNERLNERNKDLEVVNAITQAINQSFDLQQIYRVALNKILELENVDAVMVYVIDEEKDEAVLQAHVNLPEDYIRRAGRIPYPKGLTWKAINAGRVINIEDAQKDPDTGPAGRDLGLRGSLGIPIFLKEKVIGVIWFAAYKEHKFNEKEIGLLSAVGNQIAIAIAKTEQYRELSRKNRYEPVVGSVTRAVHQSIDLQDVLENAVEAMSEEIEGIDNVGIYLVEEEEAVMRAYRGYPGWFVERLRRIPYPKGFTWKTIIEGKPIYCADTDQDTIIGQAGRDLGTKSYAAMPIRFQDETVGVININSLKKNAFRKEELKLLEIIAQQIEIAINNAQKAEALRESEKRFRSMADAAPVMIWMSGVDKLWSYVNKGWLEFTGRTLEQELGSSWAENLHPDDQERCLDTYFAAFNARQEFEMEYRLKRFDGEYRWVLDKGVPRFLPDGRFVGFMGSCIDITERKNAEERLNNYARQLQSLSHRLMSVQEIERRFLAKELHDEIGQVLTVVKIHLQALRGLGENDSYITHLKESMSVVDKALRQVRDLSLNLRPSMLDDLGLVATLRWYINQQAQLGGFVGEFNASPENMRFEPNLETVCFRTAQEALTNVLRHANAKRVSVELRQHDSMLELVIRDDGIGFDLDAVQERMARGLSFGLLSMQERVQLVGGRIEIKTKPNKGTMIRAYFPLSFES